In Populus alba chromosome 9, ASM523922v2, whole genome shotgun sequence, a genomic segment contains:
- the LOC118035210 gene encoding UDP-glycosyltransferase 71K1-like isoform X2 — protein MMKEELIFVPGPGIGHLASGLELAKRLLDHDDRLSITTLVMNMPFTPSINSYTRSLTASQSRIKLVDLPQVDPPPPELLTKSAEAYICDFVESYIPHVKTTVTDIISSLSNSDVRVAGFIFDFFCVSMIDIANEFSLPPYIFVTSNAGFLGLMLNLPKRHDEISEVAQRFKDGKGIIVNTFAELEPFALRSFSDDHRIPPVYPVGPVLHLKGQPHPEINQDQLDKIMKWLDEQPQSSVVFLCFGSFGSFSPPQVKEIALGIEQSGIKFLWSMRFPGSPSNQFTNPEDVLPEGFLERIEGRGIMCGWAPQVEVLAHKAIGGFVSHCGWNSILESLWYGVPIVTFPIYAEQQLNAFRMVRELGLSVELKLDYRVGGDLVTADEIAKSVICVMQSDSEVRKKVKEMSEKGRKAVMDGGSSFTSITQLIQDITGNN, from the exons ATGATGAAAGAAGAGCTGATTTTTGTTCCAGGCCCCGGTATCGGTCACTTAGCATCAGGCCTTGAATTAGCAAAGCGCCTGCTCGACCATGATGATCGATTATCAATCACAACACTTGTTATGAACATGCCCTTTACTCCATCTATTAATTCATACACCAGATCTCTCACTGCATCACAATCCCGCATCAAACTCGTTGATCTTCCCCAAGTGGATCCTCCCCCACCAGAGCTCTTAACGAAATCTGCAGAAGCTTATATCTGTGATTTCGTTGAAAGTTACATACCCCATGTCAAAACTACTGTCACGGATATTATATCATCCCTGTCGAACTCGGATGTCCGAGTTGCCGGGtttatttttgatttcttttgcgTGTCCATGATTGACATTGCAAATGAATTCAGTCTCCCTCCTTATATTTTCGTAACCTCCAATGCAGGATTCTTGGGTCTTATGCTAAACCTACCCAAACGCCATGATGAAATCAGCGAG GTTGCTCAAAGGTTCAAGGATGGAAAAGGTATAATCGTGAACACATTTGCTGAGCTGGAGCCTTTTGCGCTTAGGTCCTTCTCTGATGATCACCGAATCCCTCCAGTTTACCCTGTCGGGCCAGTGCTCCACCTAAAGGGTCAGCCTCACCCTGAAATAAACCAGGATCAGTTGGACAAAATCATGAAATGGCTTGATGAACAGCCTCAATCATCTGTGGTGTTTCTATGCTTCGGAAGCTTTGGGAGCTTTAGCCCCCCACAAGTGAAAGAAATAGCACTTGGCATCGAGCAAAGTGGGATCAAATTCTTGTGGTCCATGCGTTTTCCAGGCTCTCCGTCTAATCAGTTCACGAATCCTGAAGATGTGTTACCAGAAGGATTCTTGGAACGCATAGAAGGACGAGGGATAATGTGTGGATGGGCACCGCAGGTTGAAGTCCTAGCTCACAAGGCAATAGGAGGGTTCGTGTCTCATTGTGGGTGGAACTCCATCTTGGAGAGCTTGTGGTACGGTGTTCCTATCGTTACATTTCCTATATATGCTGAACAGCAGCTTAATGCTTTTAGGATGGTGAGGGAATTGGGACTGTCAGTGGAGCTGAAACTGGATTACAGGGTAGGTGGTGATCTTGTGACGGCAGATGAGATAGCAAAATCTGTAATATGTGTTATGCAAAGTGATAGTGAGGTGAGGAAGAAGGTGAAAGAAATGAGCGAGAAAGGCAGGAAGGCTGTGATGGATGGTGGATCTTCTTTCACTTCCATCACACAACTCATCCAGGATATAACAGGAAACAACTGA
- the LOC118035210 gene encoding UDP-glycosyltransferase 71K1-like isoform X1: MMKEELIFVPGPGIGHLASGLELAKRLLDHDDRLSITTLVMNMPFTPSINSYTRSLTASQSRIKLVDLPQVDPPPPELLTKSAEAYICDFVESYIPHVKTTVTDIISSLSNSDVRVAGFIFDFFCVSMIDIANEFSLPPYIFVTSNAGFLGLMLNLPKRHDEISEVMQMSDPDLLIPGFFNPVPSRVLPDAVFNKHGGYAAYVKVAQRFKDGKGIIVNTFAELEPFALRSFSDDHRIPPVYPVGPVLHLKGQPHPEINQDQLDKIMKWLDEQPQSSVVFLCFGSFGSFSPPQVKEIALGIEQSGIKFLWSMRFPGSPSNQFTNPEDVLPEGFLERIEGRGIMCGWAPQVEVLAHKAIGGFVSHCGWNSILESLWYGVPIVTFPIYAEQQLNAFRMVRELGLSVELKLDYRVGGDLVTADEIAKSVICVMQSDSEVRKKVKEMSEKGRKAVMDGGSSFTSITQLIQDITGNN; this comes from the coding sequence ATGATGAAAGAAGAGCTGATTTTTGTTCCAGGCCCCGGTATCGGTCACTTAGCATCAGGCCTTGAATTAGCAAAGCGCCTGCTCGACCATGATGATCGATTATCAATCACAACACTTGTTATGAACATGCCCTTTACTCCATCTATTAATTCATACACCAGATCTCTCACTGCATCACAATCCCGCATCAAACTCGTTGATCTTCCCCAAGTGGATCCTCCCCCACCAGAGCTCTTAACGAAATCTGCAGAAGCTTATATCTGTGATTTCGTTGAAAGTTACATACCCCATGTCAAAACTACTGTCACGGATATTATATCATCCCTGTCGAACTCGGATGTCCGAGTTGCCGGGtttatttttgatttcttttgcgTGTCCATGATTGACATTGCAAATGAATTCAGTCTCCCTCCTTATATTTTCGTAACCTCCAATGCAGGATTCTTGGGTCTTATGCTAAACCTACCCAAACGCCATGATGAAATCAGCGAGGTGATGCAAATGTCTGATCCTGATTTGTTAATACCAGGTTTTTTCAATCCTGTTCCATCACGAGTCTTGCCTGATGCTGTATTTAATAAACATGGTGGTTATGCTGCTTATGTTAAGGTTGCTCAAAGGTTCAAGGATGGAAAAGGTATAATCGTGAACACATTTGCTGAGCTGGAGCCTTTTGCGCTTAGGTCCTTCTCTGATGATCACCGAATCCCTCCAGTTTACCCTGTCGGGCCAGTGCTCCACCTAAAGGGTCAGCCTCACCCTGAAATAAACCAGGATCAGTTGGACAAAATCATGAAATGGCTTGATGAACAGCCTCAATCATCTGTGGTGTTTCTATGCTTCGGAAGCTTTGGGAGCTTTAGCCCCCCACAAGTGAAAGAAATAGCACTTGGCATCGAGCAAAGTGGGATCAAATTCTTGTGGTCCATGCGTTTTCCAGGCTCTCCGTCTAATCAGTTCACGAATCCTGAAGATGTGTTACCAGAAGGATTCTTGGAACGCATAGAAGGACGAGGGATAATGTGTGGATGGGCACCGCAGGTTGAAGTCCTAGCTCACAAGGCAATAGGAGGGTTCGTGTCTCATTGTGGGTGGAACTCCATCTTGGAGAGCTTGTGGTACGGTGTTCCTATCGTTACATTTCCTATATATGCTGAACAGCAGCTTAATGCTTTTAGGATGGTGAGGGAATTGGGACTGTCAGTGGAGCTGAAACTGGATTACAGGGTAGGTGGTGATCTTGTGACGGCAGATGAGATAGCAAAATCTGTAATATGTGTTATGCAAAGTGATAGTGAGGTGAGGAAGAAGGTGAAAGAAATGAGCGAGAAAGGCAGGAAGGCTGTGATGGATGGTGGATCTTCTTTCACTTCCATCACACAACTCATCCAGGATATAACAGGAAACAACTGA
- the LOC118035208 gene encoding UDP-glycosyltransferase 71K1-like, with protein MKKEELIFVPGPGFGHLASGLELAKRLLDHDDRLSITALVMNVPFIPSINSYTRSLAASQPRIKLVDLPQVDPPPPELLTISPEAYICDFVESYIPHVKTTVTDIISSLSNSDVRVAGFIVDFFCVSMIDIANEFSLPPYIFVTSNAGFLGLMLNLPKRHDEISEEMQMSDPDSLVPGFFNPVPARVLPDAVFNKHGGYAAYVKVAQRFKDGKGIIVNTFAELEPFVLRSFSDDHRIPPVYPVGPVLHLKGQPHPEINQDQLDKIMKWLDEQPQSSVVFLCFGSFGSFSPPQVKEIALGIEQSGFRFLWSMRFPHSPSNQFTNPEDVLPEGFLERIEGRGIMCGWAPQVEVLAHRAIGGFVSHCGWNSISESLWYGVPIVTFPIYAEQQLNAFTMVKELGLSVELKLDSRVGGDLVTADEMAKSVICVMQSDSEVRKKVKEMSEKGRKAVMDGGSSFTSITQLIQDIYNRKQLI; from the coding sequence ATGAAGAAAGAAGAGCTGATTTTTGTTCCAGGCCCCGGTTTCGGTCACTTAGCATCAGGCCTTGAATTAGCAAAGCGCCTGCTCGACCATGATGATCGATTATCAATCACAGCACTTGTTATGAACGTTCCCTTTATTCCATCTATTAATTCATACACCAGATCACTCGCTGCATCACAGCCCCGCATCAAACTCGTTGATCTTCCCCAAGTGGATCCTCCCCCACCAGAGCTTTTAACGATATCCCCAGAAGCTTATATCTGTGATTTCGTTGAAAGTTACATACCCCATGTCAAAACTACTGTCACGGATATTATATCATCCCTGTCTAACTCGGATGTCCGAGTTGCCGGGTTTATTGTTGATTTCTTTTGCGTGTCCATGATTGACATTGCAAATGAATTCAGTCTCCCTCCTTATATCTTCGTAACCTCCAACGCAGGATTCTTGGGTCTTATGCTAAACCTACCCAAACGCCATGATGAAATCAGCGAGGAGATGCAAATGTCTGATCCTGATTCGTTAGTACCAGGTTTTTTCAATCCTGTTCCAGCACGAGTATTGCCTGATGCTGTATTTAATAAACATGGTGGTTATGCTGCTTATGTTAAGGTTGCTCAAAGGTTCAAGGATGGAAAAGGTATAATCGTGAACACGTTTGCTGAGCTGGAGCCTTTTGTGCTTAGGTCCTTCTCTGATGATCACCGAATCCCTCCAGTTTACCCTGTCGGGCCAGTGCTACACCTAAAGGGTCAGCCTCACCCTGAAATAAACCAGGATCAGTTGGACAAAATCATGAAATGGCTTGATGAACAGCCTCAATCATCTGTGGTGTTTCTATGCTTCGGAAGCTTTGGGAGCTTTAGCCCCCCACAAGTGAAAGAAATAGCACTTGGCATCGAGCAAAGTGGGTTCAGATTCTTGTGGTCCATGCGTTTTCCACACTCTCCGTCTAATCAGTTCACGAATCCTGAAGATGTGTTACCAGAAGGATTCTTGGAACGCATAGAAGGACGAGGGATTATGTGTGGATGGGCACCGCAGGTTGAAGTCCTAGCTCACAGGGCAATAGGAGGGTTCGTGTCTCATTGTGGGTGGAACTCCATCTCGGAGAGCTTGTGGTACGGTGTTCCTATCGTTACATTTCCTATATATGCTGAACAGCAGCTTAATGCATTTACGATGGTGAAGGAATTGGGACTGTCAGTGGAGCTGAAACTGGATTCCAGGGTAGGTGGTGATCTTGTGACGGCAGATGAGATGGCAAAATCTGTAATATGTGTTATGCAAAGTGATAGTGAGGTGAGGAAGAAGGTGAAAGAAATGAGCGAGAAAGGCAGGAAGGCTGTGATGGATGGTGGATCTTCTTTCACTTCCATCACACAACTCATCCAGGATATATATAACAGGAAACAACTGATATGA
- the LOC118035206 gene encoding pentatricopeptide repeat-containing protein At2g29760, chloroplastic, which yields MATLGNPLASVPISSNATLLTANNEQKSNPSTVPVLIDKCANKKHLKQLHAHMLRTGLFFDPPSATKLFTACALSSPSSLDYACKVFDQIPQPNLYTWNTLIRAFASSPKPIQGLLVFIQMLHESQRFPNSYTFPFVIKAATEVSSLLAGQAIHGMVMKASFGSDLFISNSLIHFYSSSGDLDSAYLVFSKIVEKDIVSWNSMISGFVQGGSPEEALQLFKRMKMENARPNRVTMVGVLSACAKKIDLEFGRWACDYIERNGIDINLILSNAMLDMYVKCGSLEDARRLFDKMEEKDIVSWTTMIDGYAKVGDYDAARRVFDVMPREDITAWNALISSYQQNGKPKEALAIFRELQLNKNTKPNEVTLASTLAACAQLGAMDLGGWIHVYIKKQGIKLNFHLTTSLIDMYSKCGHLEKALEVFYSVERRDVFVWSAMIAGLAMHGHGRAAIDLFSKMQETKVKPNAVTFTNLLCACSHSGLVDEGRLFFNQMRPVYGVVPGSKHYACMVDILGRAGCLEEAVELIEKMPIVPSASVWGALLGACRIYGNVELAEMACSRLLETDSNNHGAFVLLSNIYAKVGKWDCVSRLRQHMKVSGLEKEPGCSSIEVNGIIHEFLVGDNSHPLSTEIYSKLDEIVARIKSTGYVSDESHLLQFVEEEYMKAHALNLHSEKLAIAYGLIRMEPSQPIRIVKNLRVCGDCHSVAKLISKLYNRDILLRDRYRFHHFSGGNCSCMDYW from the coding sequence ATGGCAACCCTAGGGAACCCTCTTGCCTCTGTCCCAATTAGCTCAAACGCCACCCTCTTAACTGCCAATAACGAACAGAAAAGCAATCCCTCCACAGTCCCAGTACTCATTGACAAATGTGCCAACAAAAAACACCTGAAACAACTCCATGCTCATATGCTACGCACTGGTCTCTTCTTCGACCCTCCATCGGCTACCAAGCTCTTCACTGCATGTGCTTTGTCCTCTCCCTCGAGCCTCGATTATGCTTGCAAGGTGTTCGACCAAATTCCCCAACCAAATCTCTACACTTGGAACACCCTCATTCGTGCTTTTGCTTCAAGCCCCAAACCCATCCAAGGCCTCTTGGTATTTATCCAGATGCTTCATGAGAGCCAACGTTTTCCTAACAGTTACACTTTCCCTTTTGTTATTAAGGCTGCCACGGAGGTTTCTAGTTTACTTGCTGGACAAGCTATTCATGGAATGGTTATGAAGGCATCGTTTGGTTCGGATTTGTTTATTTCGAACTCACTTATTCATTTCTATTCCTCATCGGGGGATTTGGATTCGGCTTATTTAGTTTTTTCGAAGATTGTTGAGAAAGATATTGTATCATGGAATTCAATGATATCGGGGTTTGTGCAAGGGGGTAGCCCTGAGGAGGCATTGCAGTtgtttaaaagaatgaagatggAGAATGCGAGGCCCAATCGTGTGACAATGGTGGGAGTTTTATCAGCTTGTGCAAAGAAGATAGATTTGGAATTTGGTAGATGGGCTTGCGATTACATTGAGAGGAATGGGATtgatataaatttgattttgagtAACGCAATGCTTGATATGTATGTGAAATGTGGCAGCCTTGAAGATGCTAGAAGATTGTTTGATAAGATGGAGGAGAAAGATATTGTTTCGTGGACAACTATGATTGATGGGTATGCAAAAGTGGGTGATTATGATGCGGCTAGGAGGGTTTTTGATGTCATGCCCAGGGAAGATATTACTGCCTGGAATGCATTAATATCTTCTTATCAACAGAATGGGAAGCCAAAAGAGGCACTAGCCATTTTCCGTGAATTACAGCTTAATAAGAACACAAAACCAAACGAAGTTACACTTGCAAGTACCTTGGCAGCATGTGCTCAGCTGGGAGCAATGGATTTAGGTGGGTGGATTCATGTGTACATAAAGAAGCAAGGCATTAAGTTAAACTTCCATCTGACAACCTCGCTTATTGACATGTATTCTAAGTGTGGCCATCTAGAGAAGGCACTTGAGGTGTTTTATTCTGTGGAAAGGAGAGATGTGTTTGTATGGAGTGCCATGATTGCTGGGTTGGCAATGCATGGGCATGGGAGAGCTGCTATTGATTTGTTCTCAAAGATGCAAGAAACTAAGGTAAAGCCCAATGCTGTGACATTTACCAATTTATTGTGCGCTTGTAGTCACTCGGGACTAGTGGATGAGGGCAGGTTGtttttcaatcaaatgaggCCAGTTTATGGTGTTGTGCCTGGTAGCAAACATTATGCTTGTATGGTTGATATTCTTGGTCGTGCTGGCTGCCTTGAAGAAGCTGttgaattaatagaaaaaatgcCAATAGTCCCAAGTGCTTCTGTGTGGGGTGCTCTACTTGGAGCATGCAGAATTTATGGAAATGTTGAGCTCGCTGAAATGGCTTGTAGTCGTTTGCTTGAGACAGACTCCAATAATCATGGAGCTTTTGTGCTCTTATCCAATATATATGCCAAAGTAGGCAAATGGGACTGTGTTTCTAGATTAAGGCAGCACATGAAAGTTTCTGGGTTGGAGAAGGAACCAGGTTGTAGCTCGATTGAGGTTAATGGCATCATTCATGAGTTTCTCGTTGGAGATAACTCTCACCCTCTCTCCACGGAAATCTACTCTAAGTTGGACGAGATTGTAGCTAGAATAAAATCAACTGGTTATGTGTCTGACGAGTCCCACCTTCTACAATTTGTTGAAGAAGAATACATGAAGGCGCATGCCCTTAACCTTCACAGTGAAAAATTGGCAATTGCCTATGGGCTTATTAGGATGGAACCATCACAACCAATTAGGATTGTGAAAAATCTTCGTGTTTGTGGGGACTGTCATTCAGTTGCCAAGCTCATATCTAAACTTTATAATAGAGATATACTATTGAGAGATCGGTATCGGTTCCATCATTTTAGTGGAGGGAATTGCTCATGTATGGATTACTGGTAA
- the LOC118035207 gene encoding uncharacterized protein, which translates to METLTGLYTKVFTKNNNKTLSPSRSAQLGRSDISFSQSPSLKRAHFDHLALCRRRDVPLLVMKSHPASNAEVLTGFETAVSGNQKITPGKTVHVKFQLQKECMFGEQFLLVGEDPMIGLWDPSNAIPLDWSEGHTWSVELDVCIDLTMQYKYILKRSTGEIVWQPGPDRIFKTWESSSSVVIAEDWENAGAQKIMEEQMINTPDLEPVGAGNVSLQGGEVMSDVNKDLMLSGHIACAEDKSNGKYEVVNGIAYPAEGHIINADIKLESGESFGSRKEVPVPADKNNCTTPTCKNPVTMEDEETLLTYEQRTVLVPGLKSSTSSL; encoded by the exons ATGGAAACTTTAACTGGCTTGTACACTAAGGTCTttacaaaaaacaataacaaaacttTATCACCATCAAGATCAGCTCAACTGGGTCGATCTGATATTAGCTTTTCTCAATCTCCAAGTCTAAAGAGAGCACATTTTGATCATTTGGCTTTGTGTCGACGCAGAGATGTTCCATTGCTGGTCATGAAATCCCATCCTGCATCTAATGCAGAG gTGTTGACTGGCTTCGAGACTGCAGTGTCTGGGAACCAAAAAATAA CACCAGGAAAAACTGTTCACGTGAAGTTCCAGTTGCAGAAGGAGTGTATGTTCGGTGAGCAATTTCTCCTGGTTGGGGAAGACCCAATGATTGGTCTGTGGGATCCATCAAATGCCATACCACTCGACTGGTCAGAGGGACACACATGGAGTGTTGAGCTG GATGTGTGCATTGATTTGACGATGCAATACAAGTATATTCTTAAAAGAAGCACGGGAGAAATTGTCTGGCAACCTGGTCCAGACAGAATATTCAAGACATGGGAAAGCAGTAGCAGTGTAGTGATTGCAGAGGATTGGGAAAATGCTGgagctcaaaaaattatggagGAGCAAATGATCAATACTCCAGATTTGGAGCCTGTTGGTGCTGGAAATGTTTCTCTTCAGGGGGGAGAAGTTATGTCTGATGTCAACAAGGATTTAATGCTTTCAGGGCACATTGCCTGTGCAGAAGATAAATCAAATGGTAAGTATGAGGTTGTCAATGGTATTGCCTATCCAGCGGAGGGACATATAATTAATGCAGACATAAAACTTGAGTCAGGGGAATCTTTTGGTAGCAGAAAAGAGGTGCCAGTACCAGCTGACAAGAATAATTGTACAACTCCAACTTGCAAGAACCCAGTAACCATGGAGGATGAAGAAACCTTGTTGACTTATGAACAACGCACTGTTCTTGTACCTGGTTTGAAATCCTCCACAAGCAGTCTCTAG
- the LOC118035205 gene encoding zinc finger CCCH domain-containing protein 25: MNPLTLVKRIQNINSKEAALGISEEASWHAKYKDSAYVFVGGIPFDLTEGDLLAVFAQYGEVVDANLVRDKGTGKSKGFAFIAYEDQRSTNLAVDNLNGAQVLGRIIRVDHVTKYKKKEEEDEETAQQKREARGVCHAFQRGECNRGAGCRFSHDEQRAANTGWGAEDKSSRWGHEMFDGPKKSEERSSYNMPSESHPKQNDRREEKRSRWHDDNEIVQKPREDYNRREDKKLRRLEDDAFVPKPREDDYKRDENKLKRHKDIVPELKLRGDNYRKEEKISRRHDRDEFEPRSREDDDTREERRSRRNETESYFREEQDKRRGDKLSAHGRDSSSNRHRERDDHRRKAER, from the exons ATGAATCCGTTGACGCTGGTGAAACGAATCCAAAACATAAACTCAAAAGAAGCTGCGTTAGGGATTTCAGAGGAAGCATCATGGCATGCTAAGTACAAAGACTCTGCTTATGTCTTTGTGGGTGGCATTCCTTTCGATCTCACTGAAGGCGATCTCCTCGCTGTCTTTGCTCA ATACGGGGAGGTCGTTGATGCTAATCTAGTAAGAGACAAGGGTACTGGTAAATCAAAAGGTTTTGCATTTATTGCATACGAGGATCAGAGAAGTACAAATCTTGCTGTAG ATAATCTGAATGGAGCTCAGGTTCTTGGCCGAATTATAAGGGTTGACCACGTTACTAAGtacaagaagaaagaagaagaagatgaagagacAGCGCAGCAGAAGAGGGAGGCCCGGGGGGTTTGTCATGCGTTCCAGAGAGGTGAATGTAATCGTGGAGCTGGGTGCAGATTTTCCCATGATGAGCAA AGAGCTGCAAACACAGGCTGGGGTGCTGAAGATAAAAGTTCTAGATGGGGACATGAAATGTTTGATGGTCCTAAGAAGAGTGAGGAAAGATCTAGCTATAACATGCCCTCAGAGAGCCACCCTAAACAAAATGATAGGAGGGAGGAAAAGAGATCAAGATGGCATGATGATAATGAGATTGTGCAGAAGCCAAGAGAAGATTATAACAGAAGGGAAGACAAGAAATTAAGAAGGCTCGAAGATGATGCATTTGTGCCAAAGCCAAGAGAAGATGATTATAAgagagatgaaaataaattgaaaaggcaCAAGGATATTGTACCTGAACTGAAGTTGAGAGGAGATAATTATAgaaaggaggaaaaaatatCAAGGAGGCATGATCGTGATGAATTTGAACCCAGGTCAAGAGAAGATGATGACACAAGGGAAGAAAGGAGATCAAGAAGGAATGAAACAGAGTCCTATTTTAGAGAAGAGCAAGATAAGAGACGAGGGGACAAATTGTCTGCACATGGGAGGGATTCTTCCTCCAATCGTCATCGAGAAAGAGATGATCACAGGCGTAAAGCAGAGAGATAA